Genomic segment of Candidatus Chlorohelix allophototropha:
GGAGAAAATGCAAAATGGCTGATGAAGTAAAAGACGCACCGAGCGCGGCTGATTCATTTCAAAAATTAGTTGATAGCACCAAAAACCTCAACAATCAGGTAGTTAAAGCTGCTGAGGATATTGTTAAGGTATTTAGCCCAACTTTGGCTGAAACTCTGATCAAGCTGGACAAGAACTTCAAAGGGTTTTATGTTAATCTGTTCAAGAACGTGGTAGGGAACTTCCGACGCACTGGAACTAGCACAGAAGAATAAGCCCTGTTTCAGTTCAATTTGAGGAATTTAAGGCTGCTGGTTTGTTCCAGTAGCTTTTTTAGGTTACATAATATTGTTCTTCTAGGGTATCAGAAGAACCCCATACGTTTTGAGATATGGGGTTCTTTTTTCTGTCACTCATCACCAAAGTATTCCAGCATAGGTTTGAAATAATAGTCTTCCCAACCTTGCCGATATTCGGCGGCTTGACCGTCAGGAATTTCGGTATGTACCACCGTAATTTCGGTTTTATCTTCGCCCACTTCTTTTAATAAGATTTCCAGATGTGAATCCTTGCTCTCAGGCGGGAATTCGCTGGTACGCCACGCTTGTACAATACGCGAGTATGGTTGTAACTCAAGGGTTGTGCCTTCAATATACCCATCCCACGCACTGAATTTGCCTCCTACCACCGGATTAATTATAGCGTGGCTTCCGGTCATCCGGCTATGTCCGGCGCTATCCAGCCATGCTTCGTATATCTCGCGTGGGGCAGCGGCGATAATTGTAACTAAAGTTGTAGATTCTGACATGATTTCCTCCCATAAAATTCAGGATAGGATATTAGATAATCCCCTTCTGATTTTGGAAGGGGATTCAACTTTAGCGTTGCAGGTTTTCTACAATTACAGCGATACCCTGACCGCCTCCAATACATGCGCTGGCGATACCATAGCGACCACCACGCCTGCGCAATTCGTACAGCACCGTTAGGGTGACACGTGCGCCACTCGCGCCAAGCGGATGACCTAGCGCAATTGCGCCGCCATTTACGTTGTATCGTTCGCGTTTGATGCCCAAATCTTTTTCGACTGCACAACATTGCGCCGCGAAAGCCTCGTTTACCTCTATCAGATCAATGTCGTCCAACTTGAGGTCAGCTCGTTTCAAAGCAAGCCGAATAGCGGGCGCTGGACCAATACCCATAATGTGCGGCTCAACCCCTACAACGCCCCAACTTACGATTCGACCCAATGGTTTCAAGCCATGCTGTCGCGCATAATCTCCACTGCTAACCACTACCGCTGCCGCTCCGTCGGTTATACCGCTGGCATTGCCCGCTGTAACCGTGCCGTTTTCCTTGATAAATCGCGCAGGTAATTTGCCCAACGCTTCAAGGCTGGCATCAGGGCGGATACCTTCATCGCGTTCGATGCGCTTTACGTTTCCCTTTTTGTCCTTGATTTCAATTGCCACGATTTCTTCGGCGAGTATCCCTTTTTCGGTGGCATTCTGGGCGGCTTTATGACTACGCAAGGCGTATTCATCCTGAAACTGGCGACTTAAGTTGTATTGGGCGGCAAGATTCTCGGCAGTAATCGCCATGCCCTGTCCGGTGTAACTATCTACCAACGCCGTCCACAGCGAATCTTCAAAAGCAGTGTTCGCGCCGAACCCAAAACCCCAACGTGCTCCACGCACCACATGCGGCGCTTGGCTCATATTTTCTGCGCCACCTGCCAGAGCCACTTGGCTTTCACCTAAAAGTATGGATTGTGCGACATTCACGATTGCCTGTGCGCCACTACCACATAGTCGGTTGACGGTAAGGGCGGGGGTTTCGATGGGCAAGCCTGCTTTCAAGCCAACATGTCGCGCCAAGTAAATAGCGTCGCTGCTGGTTTGCAGTACATTTCCGTAAACTACATTATCTAGTTCGCTTGCCTCAACTCCACTGCGCTTGATGGCTTCTTTCGCGGCTAAAACCCCTAACTCAGTAGCAGAAATATCTTTAAGGCTGCCACCAAAACTGCCAAAAACGGTACGCGCCCCATCCAGAATAACCGCCTCGTTCGCCATTGAATGCACCTCCTGAGTATATTTGTGTGTATTTTAGGAATGGTTGATTATACCATCAACGCCTTGATTCGGCTTAGCTTAGAGCTTTGCCGGGCAGGTGTAATGAAAGAGGGATTTATGAGAATACAGACTGAGGGTTTGTGCGCGTTAATCTTAGCTTTGAGTTGAAATTCAAGCGCTTTTGTCCAATAAATGTAAGGCTACCTGAATTTACCTTGAGAGAGGCTTAGTTCTGCGTCTAGGAGAATAAGGCGCGTAACACCCTCGTAGAAACAAGCACTTCTCGTTTGGGTTAGATTACCCCGGCTTCTTGCACCTTTTCGTGGGCTTTTTTCCTCAGAAAATCCGCTCTTTGATGTTCGTAGGATTCATCCGGGATGTTGATTACCCTGCCAAAGCGCGAGGCTTCTACGAAAACCCGCGAAACCCGCTCAACTGTTTCGCATACTACCATTGCTTCGCGTAGGTTCGCCCCGATTGCTACCATGCCGTGATTAGCCAGAATCGCTGCTTGCTTGTCGCCCAACGCTTCTACAAAATTTAACGCCAGTTCCTGAGTGCCGGGAAAGCCGTATTTAGCTACTTTTACGCCCCCGCCTATTACCATCGTCAACTCGTCCATAATTACGGGGAGGTCGGTGCGGGTAACTGCTAGCACGCTGGCATAGGTGCTGTGGTTGTGTACCACCGCTTTGCAATCGGGACGACTGAAATAGGCGGCGAGATGTAGCGGCAGTTCGCTAGAAGGGCCGGGGTTGCCGCTGAAAACCTTACCTTGCCAATCCACAAAGCACAATTCTTCAGGAGAAAGCGCTCCGTAATTTTTCCCGGCGGGTGTGATGAGCAAGCCTTCTCCCCCGGAGAGCCTCGCGCTCACATTTCCGGCTGTGCCGTGTGCCAGCCCTGTTCTGAACATGTAGCGCGCCGTATTTACCACTTCTTCAGCCACTCCGAGGTATTTATCCAGATAGTTAAAAAGCATTGGCTGCTCCTTTTGATAAGAAGTTCTCAACTCTATAAAAAGAATAGTACAGAGTCGCTACTATTTCAATGAGTTAGGCTACAAACAAAGCTCATTACTATAAAGACCCACGCGAAAACCCATAGTTTAGGCATTTATACTAATCTTTTACGATTGGGGGTGGGGTTCTTTCCCTCATCCCGCTATAATAATTATAGAACGATTTTTAAGTTTGGTAGTTTACAGGAATATTAGGATAAAGGGGGTTTTGCATATGGCAAAGACAGTCGAACGCAATGCAGCGGAACCGATAGCGGGCAATGTCGCCCAGTCCGTGCATATCAGCCCAGATGAAGTGCATACTACTTTAAGCCGTCACATGCTGGCGGATGGCTATAGTTTTGTGTACGATCACCGCAAGAGCGAAGGCAGCTATCTGGTAGATGCCAAAAGCGGCAAACGCTACCTAGATTTATTCAGCTTTTACGCCAGTTCGCCGCTTTCTCACAACCATCCCGGCATGAAAGACCCGGCATTTCGCGAGCGGTTGCTGGACGTGGCGCTGATAAACCCGGCAAACCCGGATGTTTACACCGTTGAAATGGCGGAGTTCGTAGAAACTTTTACCAGTTTGGCTATCCCCAATTA
This window contains:
- a CDS encoding SRPBCC domain-containing protein, translating into MSESTTLVTIIAAAPREIYEAWLDSAGHSRMTGSHAIINPVVGGKFSAWDGYIEGTTLELQPYSRIVQAWRTSEFPPESKDSHLEILLKEVGEDKTEITVVHTEIPDGQAAEYRQGWEDYYFKPMLEYFGDE
- a CDS encoding acetyl-CoA C-acetyltransferase, which translates into the protein MANEAVILDGARTVFGSFGGSLKDISATELGVLAAKEAIKRSGVEASELDNVVYGNVLQTSSDAIYLARHVGLKAGLPIETPALTVNRLCGSGAQAIVNVAQSILLGESQVALAGGAENMSQAPHVVRGARWGFGFGANTAFEDSLWTALVDSYTGQGMAITAENLAAQYNLSRQFQDEYALRSHKAAQNATEKGILAEEIVAIEIKDKKGNVKRIERDEGIRPDASLEALGKLPARFIKENGTVTAGNASGITDGAAAVVVSSGDYARQHGLKPLGRIVSWGVVGVEPHIMGIGPAPAIRLALKRADLKLDDIDLIEVNEAFAAQCCAVEKDLGIKRERYNVNGGAIALGHPLGASGARVTLTVLYELRRRGGRYGIASACIGGGQGIAVIVENLQR
- a CDS encoding class II aldolase/adducin family protein, whose amino-acid sequence is MLFNYLDKYLGVAEEVVNTARYMFRTGLAHGTAGNVSARLSGGEGLLITPAGKNYGALSPEELCFVDWQGKVFSGNPGPSSELPLHLAAYFSRPDCKAVVHNHSTYASVLAVTRTDLPVIMDELTMVIGGGVKVAKYGFPGTQELALNFVEALGDKQAAILANHGMVAIGANLREAMVVCETVERVSRVFVEASRFGRVINIPDESYEHQRADFLRKKAHEKVQEAGVI